A window of Corallococcus macrosporus DSM 14697 contains these coding sequences:
- a CDS encoding HEAT repeat domain-containing protein: MRRSRLAVRTAALTTTLLLAGAVPMWSYFHSAATEAVDAAAPAAASRLPLYRWTVGEARTYHFIWNDLQRVALPVPQQGDAPQAMDVALSLEGELTLQALEVRANGARVRLAVKRLERHDATLSGQALFPDAEAVRAHLPQTASAWLELDARGALLAVRFSDAEPPMFRQVAQTLAAELFPTELRDAAEWSAVESTQAGEVEARFQFDGEAARLTRRRARYQSLRAAATAPAFRQTLSSLTHFDRDPDDFLAGVSHDEILDATHTDGRPLVSRRVRLRLAFASRQQQPLPPATEDKPLVRAPSQVAFEGDEELALTTSQADGMTVDAALQVLATATDPAGIPELGSFARRAIAALKLEPHRAGELGQLFLQQGTSPAMRELMLDLLAGAGHAQAQATLRELIVSSEAREHAGAHGLMVQRAGFLREPEPETGRLLARMHTEAQAAGDVATERASAYALGAVVSHLPAGSPVAAELLRPLEDALARADSAESLEHSLRALGNSRAERVMDLAAPHLRGETPEVRSAAAGALRTAPQETATRMLLDALLSEPERAVQGALLDALNARTLGGSELERLSGWVVAGHLAPGAEAALLNVLTPRMDDSVAVLRMLQALAVRPGQQPATRARVLALMAQVSASRGG, from the coding sequence ATGCGTCGCTCGAGGCTCGCCGTCCGCACGGCCGCGCTGACCACCACCCTGCTGCTCGCGGGCGCGGTGCCCATGTGGTCCTACTTCCACTCCGCCGCGACGGAGGCCGTGGACGCCGCCGCGCCCGCCGCCGCCTCCCGGCTGCCGCTGTACCGGTGGACCGTGGGCGAGGCGCGCACGTACCACTTCATCTGGAACGACCTGCAGCGGGTGGCGCTCCCCGTCCCGCAGCAGGGGGACGCGCCCCAGGCGATGGACGTCGCCCTGAGCCTGGAGGGCGAGCTGACGCTCCAGGCGCTGGAGGTCCGCGCGAACGGCGCACGCGTGCGGCTGGCGGTGAAGCGGCTGGAGCGGCACGACGCGACGCTCTCCGGCCAGGCGCTCTTCCCTGATGCGGAGGCGGTGCGGGCGCACCTGCCCCAGACGGCGTCGGCGTGGCTGGAGCTGGACGCCCGGGGCGCGCTCCTGGCCGTCCGGTTCTCCGACGCGGAGCCGCCCATGTTCCGTCAGGTCGCGCAGACGCTGGCGGCGGAGCTGTTCCCCACCGAGCTGCGCGACGCCGCCGAGTGGAGCGCCGTCGAGTCCACGCAGGCGGGCGAGGTGGAGGCGCGCTTCCAGTTCGACGGCGAGGCCGCGCGCCTGACGCGCCGCCGCGCGCGCTACCAGTCCCTGCGGGCCGCCGCCACGGCGCCGGCCTTCCGCCAGACGCTGAGCTCGCTCACGCACTTCGACCGGGACCCGGACGACTTCCTGGCCGGCGTGTCCCATGACGAAATCCTGGACGCCACGCACACCGACGGCCGCCCGCTGGTGTCGCGGCGCGTCCGCCTGCGCCTCGCGTTCGCCTCGCGGCAGCAGCAGCCGCTGCCCCCGGCCACGGAGGACAAGCCCCTTGTCCGCGCGCCGTCGCAGGTGGCCTTCGAGGGGGACGAAGAGCTGGCGCTGACGACCAGCCAGGCGGACGGCATGACGGTGGACGCCGCGCTCCAGGTGCTGGCGACCGCCACCGACCCCGCCGGCATCCCGGAGCTGGGCAGCTTCGCGCGGCGGGCCATCGCCGCGCTCAAGCTGGAGCCCCACCGGGCCGGCGAGCTGGGCCAACTGTTCCTCCAGCAGGGCACGTCCCCCGCGATGCGCGAGCTGATGCTGGACCTGCTCGCTGGCGCCGGGCACGCGCAGGCCCAGGCCACGCTGCGCGAGCTGATTGTCTCCTCGGAGGCCCGTGAGCACGCCGGCGCGCACGGGCTGATGGTCCAGCGCGCGGGGTTCCTGCGCGAGCCGGAGCCCGAGACGGGCCGGCTGCTGGCGCGGATGCACACCGAAGCCCAGGCCGCCGGTGACGTCGCCACCGAGCGCGCGTCCGCCTACGCCCTGGGCGCCGTCGTCTCGCACCTGCCCGCGGGCAGCCCGGTGGCGGCCGAGCTCCTGCGCCCGCTGGAGGACGCCCTGGCGCGGGCGGACAGCGCCGAGTCGCTGGAGCACTCCCTTCGCGCGCTGGGCAACAGCCGCGCCGAGCGCGTCATGGACCTGGCCGCTCCCCACCTGCGTGGCGAGACGCCCGAGGTGCGCTCCGCCGCCGCGGGGGCCCTGCGCACCGCGCCCCAGGAGACCGCCACGCGCATGCTGCTGGACGCGCTGCTGTCCGAGCCGGAGCGCGCCGTGCAAGGCGCGCTGCTGGACGCGCTGAACGCCCGGACGTTGGGTGGCTCCGAGCTGGAGCGCCTGAGCGGCTGGGTCGTGGCGGGACACCTGGCGCCGGGCGCCGAGGCCGCGCTGCTCAACGTCCTCACCCCGCGCATGGATGACAGCGTCGCCGTCCTCCGGATGCTCCAGGCCCTCGCGGTCCGTCCCGGCCAGCAGCCCGCCACCCGGGCCCGCGTCCTGGCGCTGATGGCCCAGGTCTCGGCCAGCCGGGGCGGCTGA
- a CDS encoding trypsin-like serine peptidase, protein MRITRIPLRRKLFGAFLCSVSVAACGPAPEMDSGDEKSPEVGVQEREVVYGADHRTDVYAYTNHAALRERAEKSTVALMNPSDFNASNPNNVTFTGARLQSAYNLCSTQRFLDDPTSAFCSGTLIDDDLVLTAGHCISASDCSNTRFVFNFYRTSATGLRTVTTQDIFSCQSVVTRQLGTVNGRNLDYAIVRLDRSAAPRFEPAPIRPGSAPLPVNTGVTVIGSGSGIPFKIDDGGWVRDARSSTGDYFIANTDTFGGNSGSGVYENDTFTVAGILVRGETDYVSQGGCRVVNQCTDTGCRGEDITYVRPAIDDYCAVNASMRLCGTTEPPPPPPPPPPPPPAPSNPFTYSASNTNSAQQNTTNYSIAMTSGQTLTIATCGLTGASFSGDTFLRLRNPAGVEVAVNDDACGGRGSSITYTATTDGDFAIISGCYSTGSCSGSVAWTLTGTDPEPEPSTGSFNFSASNTNSAQRNTVNESVDIAAGQSITVSTCGSYSGDTYLRLFNGTTQVAANDDGCGGGLGSTLSYQATTATTLQIRAGCYSSNSCSGTVTWTVE, encoded by the coding sequence ATGCGCATCACCCGTATCCCCCTGCGCCGGAAGCTGTTCGGCGCGTTCTTGTGTTCCGTGTCGGTCGCGGCGTGTGGCCCGGCTCCCGAAATGGACTCCGGGGACGAGAAGTCCCCTGAGGTGGGAGTGCAGGAGCGGGAGGTCGTCTACGGCGCGGACCACCGCACGGACGTCTACGCCTATACGAACCACGCGGCGCTGCGTGAGCGCGCGGAGAAGTCGACCGTGGCGCTGATGAATCCGTCGGACTTCAACGCCTCCAATCCCAACAACGTCACCTTCACCGGGGCCCGGCTGCAGAGCGCCTACAACCTCTGCTCCACGCAGCGCTTCCTGGACGACCCGACCTCGGCGTTCTGCTCCGGGACGCTCATCGACGACGACCTGGTGCTCACCGCGGGGCACTGCATCAGCGCGTCGGACTGCTCGAACACGCGCTTCGTCTTCAACTTCTACCGCACGTCGGCCACGGGCCTGCGGACGGTGACGACGCAGGACATCTTCTCCTGCCAGTCCGTCGTCACGCGCCAGCTCGGCACGGTGAACGGCCGCAACCTGGACTACGCCATCGTCCGGCTGGACCGCTCGGCCGCGCCGCGCTTCGAGCCCGCGCCCATCCGCCCGGGCAGCGCGCCCCTGCCGGTGAACACGGGCGTCACGGTGATTGGCTCCGGCAGCGGCATCCCGTTCAAGATTGATGACGGCGGCTGGGTGCGTGACGCCCGCTCCAGCACCGGGGACTACTTCATCGCCAACACCGACACCTTCGGTGGCAACTCGGGCTCGGGCGTCTATGAGAATGACACCTTCACCGTGGCCGGCATCCTGGTCCGCGGCGAGACGGACTACGTCAGCCAGGGCGGCTGCCGCGTCGTGAACCAGTGCACGGACACGGGCTGCCGGGGTGAGGACATCACCTACGTGCGTCCGGCCATCGACGACTACTGCGCGGTCAACGCCAGCATGCGCCTGTGCGGCACCACCGAGCCGCCCCCGCCGCCGCCGCCGCCCCCGCCCCCTCCGCCGGCGCCGAGCAACCCGTTCACCTACTCCGCCAGCAACACCAACAGCGCGCAGCAGAACACCACCAACTACTCCATCGCGATGACGTCGGGGCAGACCCTCACCATCGCCACGTGCGGCCTGACGGGCGCCTCGTTCTCCGGTGACACGTTCCTGCGCCTGCGCAACCCCGCTGGCGTCGAGGTGGCCGTCAACGACGACGCGTGCGGCGGCCGTGGCTCCAGCATCACCTACACCGCCACCACCGACGGCGACTTCGCCATCATCTCCGGCTGCTACTCCACGGGGAGCTGCAGCGGCAGCGTCGCCTGGACCCTGACGGGCACCGACCCGGAGCCCGAGCCCAGCACGGGCAGCTTCAACTTCAGCGCCAGCAACACCAACAGCGCCCAGCGGAACACCGTCAACGAGTCGGTCGACATCGCCGCGGGCCAGAGCATCACCGTCAGCACCTGCGGCAGCTACTCCGGCGACACCTACCTGCGGCTCTTCAACGGCACCACGCAGGTGGCCGCGAATGACGACGGTTGTGGCGGCGGCCTGGGCTCCACCCTGTCCTACCAGGCGACCACCGCCACCACCCTGCAGATTCGCGCTGGCTGCTATTCCAGCAACAGCTGCAGCGGCACCGTGACGTGGACCGTCGAGTAG
- a CDS encoding SpoIID/LytB domain-containing protein, protein MGLAVTVAVLLAATPTFVTRGDVTPEAELRREAEGAWKALETRYVQEAGGAPVKPPASIVLQKGAALTPQRNGQGRPGLVELRQNTPGALDARLRLALRHELAHQLLWWACPQASEDRLFHEAFALAVSGELPAWREGPYLSLSRAAAELAAAPAVDTSRARRALARLLDESTGFPPALSRRLRQCQDGARWASPLSIDELAGVGVREAKPATVVVSRHSGEVLLAEGDVRRALPYGSVLKPFLYAAGAAHPVLPPRAGVQEWACGAGLPAKVDARTALLRSCNGYFLDWEARGSAPRAFGAWGPVLRAVGLTGSPDDMADAIGLRSTLAVSPWGVAQAYRLLAEARPDVVALLADNAARGTLAELPASKALAGVATKTGTVRDAASRPQFGWIAAVDTDLVVVVMRPGAMPRQFAEEVPRALARARKQAGLEAARVQVLGLLPPGDVEARCAGAGFALEGGVPRLGAEAWAPLASLTKRGAAVCLGAPWRVRFPGGPDEGRDYAGVFITSTPPPYRPPPGVPTTPSAMKARRGSDFVFRTTRLQYTAGVVAAEDVTLTGEARVALARVVAHNEQHSHSRHPRRPVCDTTHCQAFRGTVRVRSEDAKALGMAPLKWRRWLNFSQGGEAPWRQSRPRAEVERLLGRGLVSLRFEAGRVNYLRTETEGAATFESARSLPCDVLRAGLKLPSCPRTASFNGAALVFEGRGRGHGEGLDVEAAKAAGTRSEVLLENAYGGEAK, encoded by the coding sequence ATGGGGTTGGCCGTCACGGTGGCCGTGCTGCTCGCGGCCACCCCCACCTTCGTCACCCGCGGCGACGTGACGCCCGAGGCGGAGCTGCGCCGCGAGGCGGAGGGAGCCTGGAAGGCGCTGGAGACGCGCTACGTCCAGGAGGCGGGAGGCGCCCCGGTGAAGCCTCCGGCCTCCATCGTCCTCCAGAAGGGCGCGGCGCTGACGCCCCAGCGAAACGGCCAGGGACGCCCGGGGCTGGTGGAGCTGCGGCAGAACACGCCGGGCGCGCTGGATGCGCGGCTGCGGCTGGCGCTCCGGCACGAGCTGGCGCACCAGCTCCTGTGGTGGGCGTGTCCCCAGGCCAGCGAGGACCGCCTCTTCCACGAAGCCTTCGCCCTGGCGGTGAGCGGCGAGCTGCCCGCGTGGCGGGAGGGGCCCTACCTGTCGCTGTCCCGCGCGGCGGCGGAGCTGGCGGCGGCGCCGGCGGTGGACACCTCCCGGGCCCGGCGCGCGCTGGCGCGACTGCTGGATGAGTCCACGGGCTTTCCCCCGGCGTTGTCGCGCAGGCTGCGACAGTGCCAGGACGGCGCGCGGTGGGCGTCGCCGCTGTCCATCGACGAGCTGGCGGGCGTGGGCGTGCGCGAGGCGAAGCCCGCCACGGTGGTGGTGAGCCGCCACTCGGGCGAGGTGCTGCTGGCGGAGGGCGACGTGCGGCGCGCGCTGCCGTATGGCTCGGTGCTCAAGCCCTTCCTGTACGCGGCCGGCGCGGCGCACCCGGTGCTCCCGCCGCGCGCGGGCGTCCAGGAGTGGGCGTGTGGGGCCGGGCTGCCGGCGAAGGTGGACGCGCGCACCGCGCTGCTGCGCTCGTGCAATGGCTACTTCCTGGACTGGGAGGCGCGGGGCTCGGCGCCCAGGGCCTTCGGCGCGTGGGGGCCGGTGCTGCGCGCGGTGGGGCTGACGGGCTCGCCGGACGACATGGCGGACGCGATAGGGCTGCGCTCCACGCTGGCCGTGTCCCCTTGGGGCGTGGCGCAGGCCTACCGGCTGCTGGCCGAGGCCCGGCCGGACGTGGTGGCGCTGCTGGCGGACAACGCCGCGCGCGGCACGCTGGCGGAGCTGCCCGCGTCGAAGGCGCTGGCGGGCGTGGCCACCAAGACGGGCACCGTGCGCGACGCGGCGAGCCGGCCCCAGTTCGGCTGGATTGCCGCCGTGGACACAGACCTCGTGGTGGTGGTGATGCGGCCGGGGGCCATGCCTCGCCAGTTCGCGGAGGAGGTGCCCAGGGCGCTGGCGCGCGCGCGCAAGCAGGCCGGGCTGGAGGCCGCGCGCGTGCAGGTGCTGGGGCTGTTGCCGCCGGGTGACGTGGAGGCGCGGTGCGCTGGCGCCGGCTTCGCGCTGGAGGGCGGGGTGCCGCGCCTGGGCGCGGAGGCCTGGGCGCCGCTGGCCTCGCTCACGAAGCGCGGCGCGGCGGTGTGCCTGGGCGCGCCCTGGCGCGTGCGCTTCCCTGGCGGTCCGGACGAAGGGCGTGACTACGCGGGCGTCTTCATCACCTCCACGCCGCCGCCGTACCGTCCACCGCCGGGGGTCCCCACCACGCCCAGCGCGATGAAGGCGCGGCGCGGCTCCGACTTCGTCTTCCGCACCACGCGGCTGCAATACACCGCGGGCGTGGTGGCCGCCGAGGACGTGACGCTGACGGGCGAGGCCCGCGTGGCGCTGGCGCGGGTGGTGGCGCACAACGAGCAACACAGCCACAGCCGCCACCCACGGCGCCCCGTCTGTGACACCACGCACTGCCAGGCCTTCCGCGGCACCGTGCGCGTGCGCTCCGAGGACGCGAAGGCCCTGGGGATGGCGCCGCTGAAGTGGCGCAGGTGGTTGAACTTCTCCCAGGGCGGGGAGGCGCCCTGGAGGCAGTCGCGGCCCCGCGCCGAGGTGGAGCGCCTGCTGGGACGCGGGCTGGTGTCGCTGCGCTTCGAGGCGGGGCGGGTGAACTACCTGCGCACCGAGACGGAGGGCGCCGCGACCTTCGAGTCCGCGCGCTCCCTTCCGTGTGACGTGCTGCGCGCAGGACTGAAGCTGCCGTCATGCCCGCGCACGGCGTCGTTCAACGGCGCAGCCCTGGTGTTCGAGGGCCGCGGCCGGGGCCACGGCGAGGGCCTGGACGTCGAGGCGGCCAAGGCCGCGGGCACGCGCAGCGAGGTGTTGCTCGAAAATGCATACGGCGGTGAAGCCAAGTAA
- a CDS encoding MG2 domain-containing protein: MKCLIRLAALSALMLSGVALAKPLYITVPRAYGTQEPVAVDVAFEDKGPVELRVLKPENLDAFIRAQGDLRRAYQTPPTLKNPGRALSRGFNAVRTPGMFLLDTLNPAFRDAVGDVMPRPPEARGSGEPLARVAEGPERLVGVPPGFTVARSQWLNLDLGGAERDFNVPGFEVREPSGFQERRVTLAPLPAGTYVLQLVQGRVEGQVVLVVSDLTVQLKQTDGQVLVRVAGRDQQPREGAEVQVYLPRGKGPAGKTNAKGEVTLEVSEPRVIATATAGGDTAIVDTDFYSALAVAPDVFIYSDRPIYKPGHEVKFRGVVRQPDTFLARLFMPKKRQVQVKLVSQEGRALTTRAAVDAFGAFHGTLKVPDDLGTGVLRVEAEVDGHPHQGEARVQDYVKPTFYLEMEPASETVVPGQTLRAKVRARRYAGGAPDDTKYEVFLYRSLLDAPAWVDDAGKGGQGSDVTYGSASTTEGRLSVPERLYSSVEARGAYDDPWSSASGFDANGEAEVEVAVPALAAGEERLPYRYTLTVRARDDQETFANATSAFFLSKVEVLGLARYSDAVVAKGGDATLAVRATTLSGKPYGVTQGEVEFVLRKADGAETRLGKRSFSTAADGTHREKVPTSDVGTVLARVVVKDKNGETWQGEESLLVIGGADEPVARVPNLTLASLSGTLAPGDTAKLVALMPDSWGSGGRDAGPVWVTLTGASLYDTQVVELTGRTLVHSFNVEKRFGSAVYASVAYPTATGRWEERTVAFRVIPRERTLTVELQPRRAEATPLTEQSIDVRVVDHEGRGVVAQLSVGVVDKAVYAIQSEFRPKVLDFFYPPARNNVSNFFSAEFQGYGYGEALARKLAGLPDHAFASIKPPSRQTKDLERDTAHWDPAVVTDRDGRATVRFTLPSNQTLWVVTAVAADTSGRFGEGTSEFATRGGLNLYAALPQFLREGDEALASVRLSAGEKSPASQLLDVKLASLGALKADQAAHKVELAKGGEQVVPLTLKAASTGAAQLMVNVAGGKDPLKDLKRFEVGPAAVEDEVKVSAWGGGALEVPAPREATLARVELVLQPSIVDAALSNVRELLTYPYGCLEQLVSTTVPNVAVYQVLQKAGALAKLDTDTQALLAEARSRSVQGTARILDLSVKGGGFTWFGGYETPSLPLTLIALDGLAYAAEAGLVDRADPRIVESARWLEAQEGLPPEYDATRAYVLARLEGPKQAARVRALVQGAEGGDLYPLALAVLAAEKAGVMKEPALQSQVNALVARSAQGYATLASLKPGQPLEQSEAFFRFPLRRVGMTAIAAHAASFGTLDVTRARRRILELLSEPGLSTFDRSTALLHSLWLLERDAKAMRGMKAPEVKGVKAPVKFAPRGLGLVAVLEPGTRAVDVGGFDGVATLRATTRTPLSAVQPKAEGMSIQRAYYALREGGKVRLSAGDTVAQGEEVYVELTLDARGDHRVRSAYYVVEDAVPAGFVPLQEDKAFRGPPHALPLVPEALKRRVLDPERATFFFEEPAWWSDSPRTVGYVLRAQFAGTFSAPPARIEDMYAASIHGRTAADSLKVVPSKKRQGDL; encoded by the coding sequence ATGAAGTGCCTCATCCGACTGGCGGCCCTGTCCGCGCTCATGCTGTCCGGCGTGGCCCTGGCCAAGCCGCTCTACATCACCGTCCCGCGCGCCTACGGCACCCAGGAGCCGGTGGCGGTGGACGTCGCCTTCGAGGACAAGGGCCCCGTCGAGCTGCGCGTCCTCAAGCCGGAGAACCTGGACGCCTTCATCCGCGCCCAGGGGGACTTGCGGCGCGCGTACCAGACGCCGCCCACGCTGAAGAACCCGGGCCGCGCGCTCAGCCGCGGCTTCAACGCGGTGCGCACGCCGGGCATGTTCCTGCTGGACACGCTCAACCCGGCCTTCCGAGACGCGGTGGGGGACGTGATGCCGCGTCCACCGGAGGCGCGGGGCTCGGGTGAGCCGCTGGCCCGGGTGGCCGAGGGCCCGGAGCGCCTGGTGGGCGTGCCGCCCGGCTTCACGGTGGCGCGCAGCCAGTGGCTGAACCTGGACCTGGGCGGCGCGGAGCGCGACTTCAACGTCCCCGGCTTCGAGGTCCGGGAGCCCAGCGGCTTCCAGGAGCGCCGCGTCACGCTGGCGCCGCTGCCCGCGGGCACCTACGTGCTGCAGTTGGTGCAGGGCCGCGTGGAGGGGCAGGTGGTGCTGGTCGTCAGTGACTTGACGGTGCAGCTCAAGCAGACGGATGGCCAGGTGCTGGTGCGCGTGGCGGGCCGGGACCAGCAGCCGCGCGAGGGCGCCGAGGTGCAGGTGTACCTGCCCAGGGGCAAGGGCCCGGCCGGCAAGACGAACGCGAAGGGCGAGGTGACGCTGGAGGTGTCGGAGCCGCGCGTCATCGCCACGGCGACGGCGGGCGGGGACACGGCCATTGTCGACACGGACTTCTACTCCGCGCTGGCGGTGGCGCCGGACGTGTTCATCTACAGCGACCGGCCCATCTACAAGCCGGGCCACGAGGTGAAGTTCCGCGGCGTGGTGCGCCAGCCGGACACCTTCCTGGCGCGCCTCTTCATGCCCAAGAAGCGCCAGGTGCAGGTGAAGCTCGTGTCTCAGGAGGGCCGCGCGCTCACCACGCGCGCCGCGGTGGACGCGTTCGGCGCCTTCCACGGCACGCTGAAGGTGCCGGACGATTTGGGCACCGGCGTGCTGCGCGTGGAGGCGGAGGTGGACGGCCACCCGCACCAGGGCGAGGCCCGCGTGCAGGACTACGTGAAGCCCACGTTCTATCTGGAGATGGAGCCCGCGTCGGAGACGGTGGTGCCGGGGCAGACGCTGCGCGCGAAGGTGCGCGCCCGCCGCTACGCCGGTGGCGCGCCCGACGACACGAAGTACGAGGTGTTCCTCTACCGGAGCCTGCTGGACGCGCCCGCCTGGGTGGACGACGCCGGCAAGGGCGGCCAGGGCAGCGACGTGACGTACGGCAGCGCCTCCACCACGGAGGGCCGGCTGAGCGTGCCGGAGCGGCTGTACTCCTCCGTGGAGGCGCGCGGCGCGTATGACGACCCGTGGTCCAGCGCCAGCGGCTTCGACGCCAACGGCGAGGCCGAAGTCGAGGTGGCGGTGCCGGCGCTGGCCGCGGGCGAGGAGCGGCTGCCGTACCGGTACACGCTCACCGTGCGCGCCCGGGACGACCAGGAGACCTTCGCCAACGCCACGTCCGCCTTCTTCCTGTCGAAGGTGGAGGTGCTGGGCCTGGCGCGCTACTCCGACGCGGTGGTGGCCAAGGGCGGCGACGCGACGCTGGCGGTGCGCGCCACCACGCTGTCGGGCAAGCCCTACGGCGTGACGCAGGGCGAGGTGGAGTTCGTGCTGCGCAAGGCGGATGGCGCGGAGACGCGCCTGGGCAAGCGCTCCTTCTCCACGGCGGCGGACGGCACGCACCGTGAGAAGGTCCCCACCTCGGACGTGGGCACCGTGCTGGCGCGCGTGGTGGTGAAGGACAAGAACGGGGAGACGTGGCAGGGCGAGGAGTCGCTGCTCGTCATCGGCGGCGCGGACGAGCCGGTGGCGCGCGTGCCCAACCTGACGCTGGCCTCGCTGTCCGGGACGCTGGCGCCGGGTGACACCGCGAAGCTGGTGGCGCTGATGCCGGACAGCTGGGGCTCGGGCGGCCGTGACGCGGGCCCGGTGTGGGTGACGCTGACGGGCGCGTCGCTCTACGACACGCAGGTGGTGGAGCTGACCGGCCGCACGCTGGTGCACAGCTTCAACGTGGAGAAGCGCTTCGGCAGCGCGGTGTACGCGTCCGTCGCGTACCCCACGGCCACGGGCCGCTGGGAGGAGCGCACGGTGGCCTTCCGGGTGATTCCGCGCGAGCGCACCCTCACGGTGGAGCTGCAGCCCCGCCGCGCGGAGGCCACGCCGCTCACCGAGCAGTCCATTGACGTGCGCGTGGTGGACCACGAGGGCCGCGGCGTCGTCGCGCAGCTCTCCGTGGGCGTGGTGGACAAGGCCGTCTACGCCATCCAGAGCGAGTTCCGCCCCAAGGTGCTGGACTTCTTCTACCCGCCGGCGCGCAACAACGTGTCCAACTTCTTCTCGGCGGAGTTCCAGGGCTACGGCTACGGCGAGGCGCTGGCGCGGAAGCTGGCGGGCCTGCCGGACCACGCCTTCGCCTCCATCAAGCCGCCCAGCCGCCAGACGAAGGACCTGGAGCGCGACACCGCGCACTGGGACCCGGCGGTGGTGACGGACCGGGACGGCCGCGCCACGGTGCGCTTCACGCTGCCCTCCAACCAGACGCTGTGGGTGGTGACGGCGGTGGCGGCGGACACCTCCGGCCGCTTCGGCGAGGGCACCTCCGAGTTCGCCACGCGCGGCGGCCTCAACCTCTACGCCGCGCTGCCCCAGTTCCTGCGTGAAGGCGACGAGGCGCTCGCCTCCGTGCGCCTGTCGGCCGGGGAGAAGTCGCCGGCCAGCCAGCTGTTGGACGTGAAGCTGGCGTCGCTGGGCGCGCTGAAGGCGGACCAGGCCGCGCACAAGGTGGAGCTGGCCAAGGGCGGTGAGCAGGTGGTGCCGCTGACGCTGAAGGCCGCGTCCACCGGCGCCGCGCAGCTCATGGTGAACGTCGCTGGCGGCAAGGACCCGCTGAAGGACCTCAAGCGCTTCGAGGTGGGGCCCGCGGCGGTGGAGGACGAGGTGAAGGTGAGCGCCTGGGGCGGCGGCGCGCTGGAGGTGCCCGCGCCCAGGGAGGCGACGCTGGCGCGCGTGGAGCTGGTGCTGCAGCCGTCCATCGTGGACGCGGCGCTGTCCAACGTGCGCGAGTTGCTCACGTACCCCTACGGCTGCCTGGAGCAGCTCGTGTCCACCACCGTGCCCAACGTGGCGGTGTACCAGGTGCTCCAGAAGGCGGGCGCGCTGGCGAAGCTGGACACGGACACGCAGGCGCTGCTGGCGGAGGCGCGCAGCCGCTCCGTGCAGGGCACCGCGCGCATCCTCGACCTGTCGGTGAAGGGCGGCGGCTTCACCTGGTTCGGCGGCTACGAGACGCCGAGCCTGCCGCTGACGCTCATCGCGCTGGACGGCCTGGCCTACGCGGCCGAGGCGGGGCTGGTGGACCGCGCCGACCCGCGCATCGTGGAGAGCGCGCGCTGGCTGGAGGCGCAGGAGGGCCTGCCGCCCGAGTACGACGCCACCCGCGCCTACGTGCTGGCGCGGCTGGAGGGCCCCAAGCAGGCCGCGCGCGTGCGGGCGCTGGTGCAGGGCGCGGAGGGCGGGGACTTGTACCCGCTGGCCCTGGCGGTGCTGGCCGCGGAGAAGGCGGGCGTCATGAAGGAGCCCGCGCTCCAGTCCCAAGTCAATGCGCTGGTGGCGCGCAGCGCGCAGGGCTACGCCACGCTGGCCTCGCTGAAGCCGGGCCAGCCGCTGGAGCAGTCCGAGGCCTTCTTCCGCTTCCCGCTGCGCCGCGTGGGCATGACGGCCATCGCCGCACACGCGGCCTCGTTCGGCACGCTGGACGTCACCCGCGCGCGCCGCCGCATCCTGGAGCTGCTGTCCGAGCCCGGCCTGTCCACCTTCGACCGGAGCACCGCGCTCCTGCACTCGCTGTGGCTGCTGGAGCGCGACGCCAAGGCGATGCGGGGCATGAAGGCGCCCGAGGTGAAGGGCGTGAAGGCGCCGGTGAAGTTCGCCCCGCGTGGCCTGGGCCTGGTGGCGGTGCTGGAGCCGGGCACCCGCGCCGTGGACGTGGGCGGCTTCGACGGCGTGGCCACGCTGCGCGCCACCACGCGCACCCCGCTGTCCGCCGTGCAGCCGAAGGCGGAGGGCATGTCCATCCAGCGCGCCTACTACGCGCTGCGCGAGGGCGGGAAGGTGCGGCTCTCCGCCGGTGACACCGTGGCCCAGGGCGAGGAGGTCTACGTGGAGCTGACGCTGGACGCGCGCGGCGACCACCGCGTGCGCTCCGCGTACTACGTGGTGGAGGACGCGGTGCCCGCGGGCTTCGTGCCGCTCCAGGAGGACAAGGCCTTCCGCGGCCCGCCGCACGCGCTGCCGCTGGTGCCCGAGGCGCTCAAGCGCCGCGTGCTCGACCCGGAGCGGGCGACCTTCTTCTTCGAGGAGCCGGCGTGGTGGAGCGACAGCCCGCGCACCGTGGGCTACGTGCTGCGCGCGCAGTTCGCCGGCACCTTCTCCGCGCCGCCCGCGCGCATCGAGGACATGTACGCCGCCAGCATCCACGGGCGGACGGCCGCGGACTCGCTGAAGGTGGTGCCCTCCAAGAAGCGCCAGGGCGACCTGTAG